From Calditrichota bacterium, a single genomic window includes:
- a CDS encoding tetratricopeptide repeat protein: protein MRNRLYALPLALVLALMVLSGLMQLIAQEPEENEDSLKVVLGLEQLPPDVRGRWIGLRNQVDPERYGDLLGEGELLLWQLGELRQSIGIRPPTPDMPAYSLYSSIEGRLISLLDKIQLAIVLKMPDEELEGLLDYYRSEKESLVAGARSERQRLIDEGVALLRQHENDPYFLRYPHRRAAIADLYFRLTELIYEESYDRFLDETDTYIAQLDSLSKVNPQAVQGLIPPKPDYSRVLAMYQRIVDEFPASQFADDALYNLAVLFGESEHQSDRVQANRLHETLLRVYPESDYRLNSLRRIGEFYFNPPVNDLEKSVEIYQQIATEFSDTEYLSEAWYKLGWCYYRMNEIEAAVEHFARSLDAARYDESRSAGSGGIDIATESINYIGICFAIDPRDWKGAGIGNLVAWLDTNPERRTRYGRRLIVQLGDIYHLQIGRHADAVEAYERFVAFYPLDPRTWKIARSVVEIFQSGEIYNPQRAYGEKIKFFQTFSPDSVWWAANDDPAGRNELTILLESYLDLILQETLALASQSNSPELFADYERFARQYLRFWPHGPNAYRIHYNLASSLEKSRDKRMLALREYWQVVNAYTDTSNRAVAAQRIVGIAQDLMKEEREGTIRLTAQGTIEPGVGVVADAAVDTSVALPIPTPLMNGEALLLTSFDLFVSLYPASPLVQQMLYQAGSILYDHNRFADSRLYLERLLAEFPDSKFTEDAYTLLLESRFRMNEFAEVEGIAARIKDAKVSDKLREAAGKRKAESVFLNASNLKQGEDHYAAAAEFRRVALESPDFQFADRSLFQAGLEFNLAEAWKEANEAFLLLADRYPKSEFGDKSLYNAGFNLQSNLKQPAQSAAVFERLANAFPQSDLTQGALSNASANFNQVEDHRSAIRVNELYVKLYPAAEDASVYLFENASHYLKLGEVDKANDIYRRFAERYPDDPRTVQAYFERGKYLLDKGDRAGSAKEYTATVDAHQRLVGRDLAGSPRYASQALSALLLWEQEEYAKLRLNVPEAQFAATKERKKQWRNAMVEKYQQLARLGQKEAYRAFYQMGLLDEDFARNTYALENPPGKTDQARQEALAKLIDESIILNLVAAQTYRSGYDNLTGIIQPLEQERAKRGVEFASYSEMVARLQKDESAIGVADSLSRMTSLQRALVELDSALIEAQRWSDSCRLKIPEVVFRNGDYLTRLWKSSGFNVRSTDKDEEVRMLFREEAVKNLVTPLAPEVIGQYAQALLTAREVGLAEPWRSRAEQGYAATLDTLLSQYVEQVNLAQSRLDRYIGQYETMLPRGGNAKSPQGFYPDEMGGIILDQIEYVNAFLGDLLAAYRLTLDTLASYHLPYGFGEQANNKALGYLLEKANQFQRYIEDARRRHEQYAAKYDETSEIHWDDAAVAFEDAAGNFATYEAALLEGAFQLRQDYALSGETGIEIMHRLIALNPDRYAAMAGIAAQQNAIVTDARWKIWAESVDGFQDVQFDDGEWLASVESRFPGGSAFGILDSLGARSIWFSRERPLPVTQVIEVPVETPPPAETPAPVESSSDTTGSDSIAGEATEMDMLSLEESAESDTSGGSGEDAMPEDTLASAGETPTTTPAPFTPPPPERRTIEVIPPEEEALYRLWMESDSAGVRRYWFRRTFALEEKPTSGRVWATADDNYSLFVNGTYVSEDKPDEVDWQMVDEINITDYLQVGRNVIAFEASDVDATRYGLLAGLIYEVVPDLQKQLSSVVDRARQEDLRRKSESAAWLRFAGTPKTPQATPETVAISVTPAPGEELSTPPRPAVEKPTPEQLHDFRVNIRNKLR, encoded by the coding sequence ATGAGAAATCGCCTCTACGCTCTACCTTTGGCGCTCGTGCTCGCCTTGATGGTCCTTTCAGGTCTGATGCAACTGATCGCGCAGGAACCCGAGGAGAACGAGGATTCACTAAAGGTCGTTCTCGGCCTCGAACAACTTCCTCCTGACGTCCGCGGACGCTGGATAGGCTTGCGCAACCAGGTGGATCCAGAGCGCTATGGCGACCTGCTCGGCGAAGGCGAACTGCTCCTCTGGCAGTTGGGAGAATTGCGCCAGTCGATCGGGATACGGCCACCCACACCCGATATGCCGGCTTATAGCCTATATAGCAGTATCGAAGGCCGGCTGATATCACTTCTCGATAAGATTCAACTCGCCATCGTCCTGAAGATGCCGGACGAGGAGTTGGAAGGACTGCTTGATTATTACCGCAGCGAAAAGGAGAGCCTTGTGGCGGGAGCGCGCTCCGAGCGACAACGCCTGATCGACGAAGGTGTCGCCCTCCTCCGCCAGCATGAGAACGATCCCTACTTCCTGCGTTATCCGCATCGTCGTGCGGCTATAGCAGACCTTTACTTCCGGCTCACCGAACTGATTTACGAGGAGTCTTACGACCGGTTCCTCGATGAGACCGACACCTATATAGCCCAACTCGACTCGCTCTCCAAGGTTAACCCTCAGGCGGTGCAGGGATTGATCCCGCCCAAGCCCGACTATAGCCGGGTATTGGCGATGTATCAGCGCATCGTAGATGAGTTTCCCGCAAGCCAGTTTGCCGACGACGCACTCTACAACCTCGCGGTGTTGTTCGGTGAAAGCGAGCATCAGAGCGACCGGGTCCAAGCCAACCGGCTGCATGAAACTTTGCTTCGAGTCTATCCGGAAAGCGACTATCGGCTCAATTCCCTTCGGCGGATCGGCGAATTCTACTTCAACCCGCCGGTCAACGACCTCGAAAAGTCCGTTGAGATCTACCAACAGATCGCAACCGAGTTCAGCGACACCGAATACCTAAGCGAAGCCTGGTATAAACTCGGTTGGTGCTACTACCGGATGAACGAGATTGAGGCGGCAGTTGAGCACTTTGCCCGTTCGCTTGACGCAGCGCGCTACGATGAGAGCCGTTCCGCCGGATCCGGAGGGATCGACATCGCCACCGAGTCGATCAACTACATCGGCATCTGCTTTGCCATCGATCCCCGGGACTGGAAAGGCGCCGGAATCGGCAATTTGGTCGCCTGGCTCGACACGAATCCCGAACGAAGGACTCGCTACGGCCGCCGGTTGATCGTCCAGTTGGGCGACATCTATCATCTGCAAATTGGTCGCCATGCAGATGCCGTCGAGGCTTATGAGCGGTTCGTCGCATTCTATCCGCTCGATCCACGCACCTGGAAGATCGCTCGCAGTGTCGTAGAAATTTTCCAAAGCGGCGAGATTTACAATCCACAGCGCGCCTACGGCGAGAAGATCAAGTTTTTCCAGACCTTCAGTCCCGATTCTGTCTGGTGGGCCGCGAACGATGATCCAGCCGGGCGTAATGAACTTACTATTCTGCTTGAGAGTTATCTCGATCTGATCCTGCAGGAAACCCTGGCGCTGGCGAGCCAGTCGAACTCACCGGAACTATTTGCCGACTACGAGCGCTTTGCCCGCCAGTATCTCCGCTTTTGGCCGCACGGTCCAAATGCTTATCGAATCCATTACAACCTCGCCTCCTCGCTCGAGAAGAGCCGCGACAAGCGTATGCTGGCTTTGCGCGAATACTGGCAGGTCGTCAACGCCTACACTGACACCTCCAATCGAGCCGTTGCTGCTCAGCGCATAGTCGGCATAGCACAGGATTTGATGAAGGAAGAGCGCGAAGGGACGATTCGCCTCACCGCCCAGGGCACAATTGAACCGGGAGTGGGAGTCGTTGCCGATGCAGCCGTTGACACCTCCGTCGCTCTGCCGATACCGACTCCGTTAATGAATGGAGAAGCGCTCCTTCTCACCTCGTTCGACCTGTTTGTCAGCCTTTATCCGGCATCCCCGCTGGTGCAGCAGATGCTTTATCAGGCCGGGAGCATTCTCTACGACCACAACCGGTTCGCCGATTCGCGCCTCTATCTGGAGCGACTTCTTGCCGAGTTCCCGGACAGTAAGTTTACCGAGGATGCCTACACCTTGCTCCTCGAAAGTCGGTTCCGGATGAATGAGTTTGCCGAGGTCGAGGGGATCGCGGCTCGGATCAAGGACGCAAAGGTCTCGGACAAACTTCGCGAAGCCGCCGGCAAGCGCAAGGCCGAGTCGGTCTTCCTCAACGCATCGAATCTGAAGCAGGGTGAGGATCACTACGCGGCAGCGGCAGAATTCCGACGCGTTGCACTCGAATCACCAGACTTTCAATTCGCCGACCGGTCGCTCTTTCAAGCCGGACTCGAGTTCAACCTGGCCGAAGCCTGGAAAGAGGCTAACGAGGCCTTTCTCTTGCTCGCCGACCGCTATCCCAAGTCGGAGTTTGGCGACAAGTCACTTTACAATGCCGGCTTCAACCTCCAGAGCAATCTGAAACAGCCGGCCCAATCAGCTGCAGTCTTTGAGCGACTAGCCAACGCCTTCCCGCAGTCCGATCTGACCCAGGGTGCGCTCTCCAATGCCAGCGCCAACTTCAATCAGGTGGAGGATCACCGTTCGGCAATCCGGGTCAATGAACTCTACGTTAAACTCTACCCCGCGGCTGAGGATGCAAGCGTCTATCTCTTTGAGAATGCGTCGCACTACCTGAAGCTGGGCGAGGTTGATAAAGCCAACGACATCTATCGCCGCTTTGCCGAGCGTTATCCCGACGATCCGCGCACTGTGCAAGCCTATTTCGAGCGTGGCAAATACCTCCTCGATAAAGGTGACCGCGCCGGTTCCGCCAAGGAATATACCGCCACTGTCGATGCTCATCAGCGACTGGTAGGACGCGATCTTGCCGGTTCACCGCGCTATGCTTCGCAAGCCCTTTCGGCGCTTCTCCTTTGGGAACAGGAAGAGTATGCCAAACTCCGCCTGAATGTCCCTGAGGCGCAGTTCGCCGCTACCAAGGAGCGCAAGAAGCAGTGGCGCAATGCGATGGTCGAGAAGTATCAGCAACTGGCCCGACTTGGTCAGAAGGAAGCCTACCGGGCTTTCTACCAGATGGGACTTCTCGACGAGGACTTCGCTCGCAACACCTACGCCCTCGAGAATCCTCCCGGAAAGACCGATCAAGCCCGACAGGAGGCGCTCGCCAAACTGATTGACGAGTCGATTATCCTGAATCTCGTCGCTGCGCAGACCTACCGCAGCGGATACGACAATCTTACCGGCATTATCCAGCCGCTTGAGCAGGAGCGCGCCAAACGCGGCGTTGAATTCGCTAGTTACAGCGAAATGGTCGCACGCCTGCAGAAGGACGAATCTGCAATTGGGGTTGCCGATTCGCTCTCCAGGATGACCAGTCTCCAACGGGCACTGGTGGAACTCGACTCGGCGCTTATCGAAGCTCAGCGTTGGTCGGACTCCTGCCGATTGAAGATTCCTGAAGTTGTCTTCCGCAATGGCGACTATCTGACTCGCCTCTGGAAGTCGAGTGGCTTCAATGTCCGTTCGACCGACAAGGACGAGGAGGTTCGAATGCTCTTCCGTGAGGAAGCAGTCAAGAACCTGGTCACACCGCTGGCACCGGAAGTGATTGGGCAGTATGCTCAAGCCCTCCTGACGGCACGTGAGGTCGGACTTGCCGAACCCTGGCGCAGCCGGGCCGAGCAAGGTTACGCCGCAACGCTCGATACACTCTTGTCGCAGTATGTCGAGCAAGTTAATCTGGCTCAATCGCGCCTCGATCGCTACATCGGGCAGTATGAGACGATGCTCCCCCGGGGAGGGAACGCCAAGTCTCCCCAAGGCTTCTATCCCGATGAAATGGGTGGCATCATCCTCGATCAGATCGAGTATGTGAATGCCTTCTTGGGTGATTTGCTTGCGGCTTACCGGCTAACGCTCGACACCCTCGCATCGTATCATCTGCCCTATGGCTTCGGCGAACAAGCCAACAATAAGGCACTCGGCTATCTGCTTGAAAAGGCCAATCAGTTTCAACGTTATATAGAAGATGCCCGCCGGCGTCACGAGCAGTATGCCGCGAAGTATGATGAGACGAGCGAGATTCACTGGGACGACGCTGCGGTGGCCTTCGAAGACGCCGCCGGCAATTTCGCAACCTATGAGGCTGCACTGCTCGAGGGGGCGTTCCAGTTGCGTCAGGACTATGCACTTTCGGGTGAGACCGGCATCGAAATCATGCATCGCCTGATTGCCCTCAACCCCGATCGATATGCGGCAATGGCAGGCATTGCGGCGCAGCAAAACGCGATCGTGACCGATGCCCGGTGGAAAATCTGGGCGGAAAGTGTGGACGGCTTCCAGGATGTGCAATTCGACGATGGAGAATGGCTTGCTTCAGTTGAGTCCCGCTTCCCGGGCGGATCGGCATTTGGAATCCTCGACAGCCTGGGTGCGCGTTCAATCTGGTTTAGTCGCGAACGGCCGCTTCCGGTTACCCAGGTAATAGAAGTCCCGGTCGAGACTCCTCCACCGGCGGAAACGCCTGCCCCTGTAGAATCGTCTTCCGACACGACCGGATCCGATTCTATAGCCGGCGAAGCGACCGAAATGGATATGCTCTCACTTGAGGAGTCAGCCGAAAGTGATACTTCGGGTGGATCGGGAGAAGATGCGATGCCTGAGGATACCCTTGCAAGTGCCGGGGAGACGCCTACGACAACGCCGGCCCCTTTCACACCGCCGCCTCCCGAACGTCGCACCATTGAAGTAATTCCCCCCGAGGAAGAGGCGCTATACCGCCTCTGGATGGAGTCCGACAGCGCCGGTGTTCGTCGCTACTGGTTCCGCCGGACTTTCGCGCTCGAAGAGAAACCGACATCGGGCCGAGTCTGGGCTACCGCCGACGACAACTACAGCCTATTCGTCAACGGCACATATGTGTCCGAAGACAAGCCGGACGAGGTTGACTGGCAGATGGTCGATGAGATCAACATCACCGATTACCTGCAGGTTGGACGAAACGTCATTGCCTTCGAGGCTTCGGATGTGGACGCGACGCGCTATGGGCTGCTCGCCGGTCTGATCTACGAGGTCGTCCCGGATCTTCAGAAACAACTTTCTTCGGTCGTAGATCGAGCCCGGCAGGAAGACCTTCGGCGCAAGTCTGAGAGTGCTGCCTGGTTGAGGTTCGCCGGCACACCCAAGACGCCGCAGGCAACCCCCGAAACTGTTGCCATCAGCGTAACTCCAGCACCCGGAGAAGAGCTCTCCACGCCGCCGAGGCCTGCTGTCGAGAAGCCGACTCCGGAACAGTTGCACGACTTTCGCGTCAACATAAGGAACAAGTTGCGCTAA
- a CDS encoding F0F1 ATP synthase subunit beta, giving the protein MSATGTVRQIIGVVVDVAFPEGDLPPLYNALTIDRGDKGSLVLEVQQHLGDRMVRTIAMDATDGLQRGSLVVDSGSPITIPVGPGTLGRLINVTGEPIDGLGPIATDIRYPIHRTPPPLVDLDTASDILETGIKVIDLIQPFARGGKIGLFGGAGTGKTVIVMELINNIAKQHGGISVFAGVGERTREGHDLLREMIESNVVAYGDKFDIKSFDLATVDHAALKNSRVAMSFGQMNEPPGCRARVGLTGVTLAEYFRDVEGRDVLFFVDNIFRFTQAGSEVSALLGRMPSAVGYQPTLATEMGALQERITSTKKGSITSVQAIYVPADDLTDPAPATTFSHLDATTVLSRKIVEMGIYPAIDPLDSSSRIMDPAVVGAEHYGVAKRVQQILQRYKDLQDIIAILGMDELSDEDKLTVERARRIQKFLSQPFHVAEAFTGRPGVYVPIKETVRGFRMIIDGELDDVPEQDFYMAGTIDEVQKRWEERRKVA; this is encoded by the coding sequence ATGTCTGCAACCGGAACCGTTCGTCAGATCATCGGCGTCGTCGTGGACGTCGCCTTTCCCGAGGGAGACCTTCCGCCTCTCTACAACGCACTCACCATCGACCGCGGCGACAAGGGGTCGCTGGTGCTTGAAGTTCAGCAACATCTGGGTGACCGGATGGTGCGCACAATCGCCATGGACGCCACCGATGGACTGCAGCGCGGCTCGCTCGTCGTCGATTCGGGCAGCCCGATTACCATCCCGGTCGGACCTGGCACCCTGGGCCGACTGATCAACGTAACCGGCGAGCCGATCGACGGCCTCGGACCGATCGCGACCGACATCCGCTATCCGATCCACCGCACTCCACCGCCGCTGGTCGATCTCGACACCGCCAGCGACATCCTCGAAACCGGCATCAAGGTGATCGACCTCATCCAGCCCTTCGCTCGCGGTGGTAAGATCGGCCTCTTCGGCGGCGCCGGAACCGGCAAGACGGTCATCGTGATGGAGTTGATCAACAACATTGCCAAACAGCATGGCGGCATCTCGGTCTTTGCTGGGGTCGGAGAGCGGACCCGCGAAGGCCACGACCTGCTGCGCGAAATGATCGAATCAAACGTTGTCGCCTATGGTGACAAATTCGACATCAAGTCCTTCGACCTTGCGACCGTCGATCACGCCGCGCTCAAGAACTCACGCGTTGCAATGTCGTTCGGCCAGATGAACGAACCCCCCGGCTGCCGCGCTCGCGTCGGCTTGACGGGAGTAACTCTCGCTGAGTACTTCCGCGATGTCGAGGGGCGCGATGTGCTCTTCTTCGTCGATAACATCTTCCGGTTTACCCAGGCCGGCTCGGAGGTCTCTGCGCTCCTTGGGCGGATGCCCTCAGCGGTCGGTTACCAGCCGACGCTGGCGACCGAGATGGGTGCTCTTCAAGAGCGGATCACTTCGACCAAGAAGGGTTCGATAACTTCGGTGCAGGCGATCTACGTTCCTGCCGACGACCTGACCGACCCGGCACCGGCGACGACCTTTTCGCATCTCGATGCGACGACGGTGCTCTCCCGAAAGATCGTCGAAATGGGCATCTACCCGGCCATCGACCCGCTTGACTCATCGTCGAGGATTATGGATCCGGCAGTCGTAGGCGCCGAGCATTACGGCGTCGCCAAGCGCGTCCAACAGATCCTGCAACGTTATAAGGACTTGCAGGATATCATCGCCATTCTGGGAATGGATGAACTATCCGATGAAGATAAGTTGACTGTCGAAAGAGCGCGGCGGATTCAAAAGTTCCTCTCCCAGCCGTTTCATGTCGCCGAGGCCTTTACCGGTCGGCCAGGTGTCTATGTTCCCATCAAGGAGACCGTGCGCGGCTTCCGGATGATCATCGACGGCGAACTCGACGACGTGCCCGAGCAGGATTTCTATATGGCCGGTACCATCGACGAGGTCCAAAAGCGTTGGGAGGAGCGGCGTAAAGTTGCCTGA
- a CDS encoding F0F1 ATP synthase subunit epsilon — MHVTLVTPFGTQQEYDIRHLRAPGVEGEFGVLPGHIPFLTPLRIGALHLDSDDGRRTWAVSGGYFEIIDDRAVILAETAEPADSIDLERAEAARRRALERLQLAAEGVDNERARASLARAVNRLGVGRGS; from the coding sequence ATTCATGTGACCCTCGTCACTCCTTTCGGCACCCAGCAGGAATACGATATTCGTCATCTTCGGGCGCCGGGAGTCGAGGGCGAGTTTGGTGTCCTGCCGGGACACATTCCCTTCCTGACACCGCTGCGCATCGGCGCATTACACCTCGATAGCGATGACGGACGGCGCACCTGGGCGGTATCGGGAGGCTACTTTGAGATCATCGACGACCGCGCAGTGATCCTGGCCGAGACAGCCGAGCCAGCCGATTCAATCGACCTTGAGCGCGCGGAAGCCGCGCGCCGCCGGGCGCTTGAGCGGCTGCAACTTGCAGCAGAAGGTGTCGATAATGAGCGGGCTCGGGCATCTCTTGCCCGTGCAGTCAACCGGCTCGGAGTCGGTCGAGGCTCATGA
- the atpG gene encoding ATP synthase F1 subunit gamma has product MPSLKQIKRRITGVKSTAQITRAMKMVAAAKLKRTQTNMERSRPYSRRLSELIAALAAHTDASLHPLLAVRPPERVGVVAVTSDRGLCGSFNANICRRTQRVLREHESATVELFTIGRKGYDFFRKRGVRIHKHFPGVFHELEFSQAAAIGAGIVDLYTSGDFDRIYLVYNEFKNAIQQRIIAEQLLPVDTSGILHTARSTEFVYEPSPEAVLDKLLPLFVNIKIWHVLLESYAAEQGARMSAMENATDNATELLSDLSLQYNKARQAAITKELLEIVGGAEGLK; this is encoded by the coding sequence ATGCCTTCGCTTAAACAAATCAAACGCCGCATCACCGGCGTCAAGAGCACCGCCCAAATCACCCGCGCGATGAAGATGGTCGCCGCGGCGAAGTTGAAGCGCACCCAGACCAATATGGAGCGCTCGCGGCCCTATTCGCGGCGGCTCTCGGAATTGATCGCTGCGCTGGCTGCGCATACCGACGCGTCGCTCCATCCGCTCCTCGCGGTCCGTCCGCCCGAGCGGGTCGGAGTCGTTGCCGTTACGTCCGATCGCGGCCTCTGCGGATCGTTCAATGCCAACATCTGTCGCCGAACCCAGCGCGTCCTGAGGGAGCACGAGTCGGCAACGGTGGAACTCTTCACCATCGGGCGCAAGGGCTACGACTTCTTTCGCAAGCGCGGAGTAAGGATACACAAGCACTTTCCGGGGGTCTTCCACGAACTGGAGTTCTCCCAGGCGGCAGCCATCGGTGCCGGCATCGTCGATCTCTATACCAGCGGCGACTTTGACCGTATCTATTTGGTCTATAACGAGTTCAAGAACGCCATCCAGCAGCGGATCATCGCCGAGCAATTGTTGCCCGTCGATACCTCCGGCATCCTGCACACTGCCCGCTCGACCGAGTTCGTTTATGAGCCTTCGCCTGAAGCGGTGCTGGATAAGTTGCTTCCGCTATTCGTCAACATTAAGATCTGGCACGTGTTGCTTGAGTCGTATGCTGCTGAGCAGGGTGCCCGGATGTCGGCAATGGAGAATGCTACCGACAACGCAACCGAATTGCTCTCCGACCTCTCGCTGCAATACAACAAAGCGCGTCAAGCGGCTATCACCAAGGAATTGCTCGAAATCGTCGGCGGCGCTGAGGGATTGAAGTAA